The Malus sylvestris chromosome 12, drMalSylv7.2, whole genome shotgun sequence genome contains a region encoding:
- the LOC126592322 gene encoding uncharacterized protein LOC126592322 codes for MGNYEVTVHGVKVKVSVVTDVRLIAGKISELMSFMEKRRVMGLDFKVDQYNRDVYQLLLCAGNHCLIIPAILNDGKPLHYCKELMLLLSDDTICFVGVAMRSKVKLYSRNFFICKAGVELGHLVARVLKKPNLEMCSQVVVLGGEVGLDIKPPTPLGAEGSGVGASSSREPSWSGKVVFSEEEVKYAIHDVYASFLIGNKLLGIL; via the coding sequence ATGGGTAACTATGAAGTTACAGTTCATGGTGTCAAAGTCAAGGTAAGTGTTGTCACGGATGTTCGTTTGATCGCTGGAAAAATATCAGAGCTGATGAGTTTTATGGAAAAACGTCGTGTTATGGGACTTGATTTTAAGGTTGATCAATATAACCGAGACGTCTACCAGTTGCTTCTTTGTGCTGGAAATCACTGCTTGATTATCCCAGCGATTTTGAATGACGGTAAACCCTTGCATTATTGTAAAGAACTCATGCTACTTCTCTCTGATGACACCATCTGTTTTGTAGGTGTAGCAATGAGATCAAAGGTGAAGCTTTATAGTAGGAACTTTTTTATATGCAAGGCAGGGGTAGAGTTGGGTCATTTGgtagctagggttttgaagaagCCCAATCTTGAAATGTGCAGTCAGGTGGTAGTATTGGGAGGTGAAGTTGGCTTGGATATTAAGCCACCGACACCACTAGGGGCAGAGGGGAGTGGTGTTGGGGCTTCTAGTTCTCGGGAACCTAGTTGGAGTGGCAAAGTAGTTTTTTCCGAGGAGGAGGTCAAGTATGCAATTCATGATGTTTATGCTTCCTTTCTTATTGGGAACAAGCTCTTGGGAATACTTTAA